Proteins found in one Micromonospora sp. WMMD1082 genomic segment:
- a CDS encoding ISL3 family transposase, which yields MEIIPALLPHLTGLRLEAVVVRGITVRIDAATQTVRASCGVCGAWSTMVHGRYVRRLGDVRLGGHEVLVALTVRRFACVNAECGRRTFVEQVPGLTRRHARHTVLATGDLQAVAAALGGRPGSRLAHRLAVSVSRSTLIRMIRRMPDSSPVTPTVLGVDDFARRRGHRYATVLLDMHTRRPIDVLPDRTADTLAAWLCEHPGVQIICRDRGGSYAEGARKGAPDATQVADRWHLLKNLSDTVEKVIRGHRRCLRTHDEPTSALVAPADEPVRTGRRAANTRQRHAAVHALQAEGLSISATARRLDMNVRTARKYAHATTAEALIGPNASSRPSILAPFHPYLRQRVTDGVHQTAVLHAEIVARGYRGSLRVLRDWLAINRTRPTPSTAVRVPSARRITAWIMRPGHKLTDDDRADLADARRRCPDLDTVAGLARGFAALVRHRGTGQHLDAWINRARHAGYPEIRGFAAGLASDRDAVVAGLTQPWSSGPIEGQVNRIKTIKRQMYGRANLDLLRKRVLITP from the coding sequence GTGGAGATCATTCCGGCGTTGTTGCCACACCTGACGGGCCTGCGGTTGGAAGCGGTGGTGGTTCGGGGCATCACGGTCAGGATCGACGCGGCGACGCAGACGGTGCGGGCGTCGTGCGGGGTCTGCGGCGCCTGGTCGACCATGGTGCATGGTCGCTATGTGCGGCGGCTGGGTGATGTCAGGTTGGGTGGCCACGAGGTGCTGGTCGCGTTGACGGTCCGCCGATTCGCCTGCGTGAACGCCGAATGCGGACGGCGGACGTTCGTCGAGCAGGTGCCAGGGTTAACCCGAAGGCATGCCCGCCACACGGTCCTCGCGACGGGTGATCTGCAAGCCGTCGCGGCGGCGTTGGGAGGTCGACCGGGCAGCCGGTTGGCGCATCGGTTGGCCGTGTCGGTGTCCCGCTCCACGTTGATCCGGATGATCCGCCGTATGCCCGATTCGTCGCCGGTGACGCCGACGGTGCTGGGCGTCGACGACTTCGCCCGCCGCCGTGGGCACCGATACGCGACGGTGCTGCTCGATATGCACACCCGCCGGCCGATCGACGTTCTGCCCGATCGCACCGCCGACACCCTCGCCGCCTGGCTGTGCGAGCATCCTGGTGTTCAGATCATCTGCCGTGACCGAGGCGGCAGCTACGCCGAGGGCGCCCGCAAGGGAGCACCTGACGCGACCCAGGTCGCCGACCGGTGGCACCTGCTGAAGAACCTCAGCGACACCGTCGAAAAAGTCATCCGTGGACACCGCCGCTGCCTACGCACCCACGACGAACCGACATCTGCCCTGGTCGCCCCGGCCGACGAGCCGGTCAGGACGGGACGGCGGGCGGCGAACACCCGCCAACGCCACGCGGCCGTGCACGCCCTGCAAGCCGAAGGACTGTCGATCAGCGCGACCGCCCGCCGGCTCGACATGAACGTCAGAACCGCCCGCAAGTACGCCCACGCCACCACCGCCGAGGCGTTGATCGGCCCGAACGCCAGCAGCCGACCCAGCATCCTCGCCCCGTTCCACCCATACCTGCGGCAACGCGTCACCGACGGCGTCCACCAGACAGCCGTGCTGCACGCCGAGATCGTGGCCCGCGGCTACCGGGGCAGCTTGCGGGTACTGCGGGACTGGCTCGCCATCAACCGCACCCGCCCTACCCCTTCGACCGCAGTACGGGTGCCGTCGGCCCGGCGGATCACCGCCTGGATCATGCGACCCGGCCACAAACTCACCGACGACGATCGCGCTGATCTCGCCGACGCCCGCCGCCGCTGCCCGGACCTCGACACCGTCGCCGGCCTCGCCCGCGGGTTCGCCGCGCTGGTCCGCCACCGGGGCACCGGGCAACACCTCGACGCCTGGATCAACCGCGCCCGCCATGCCGGATACCCCGAGATCCGCGGCTTCGCCGCCGGCCTGGCCAGCGACCGTGACGCCGTCGTCGCCGGCCTCACCCAGCCCTGGAGCTCAGGCCCGATCGAGGGCCAGGTCAACCGCATCAAGACGATCAAGCGACAGATGTATGGCCGCGCGAACCTCGACCTCCTCCGCAAACGCGTCCTGATCACCCCGTGA
- a CDS encoding ArdC family protein, whose product MAMTAEEREAFLERTKAEFDARLARIAADPSEWVTFIEEAAIFGAHYSLHNQFLLMLQAAERNMTPRYFLPYGNKQGTSGWKAVNRHVRQGETAFLIWAPVKRRPTEEQAREWEAAGRTVRRDPDGRPAIQVVGFRPTTTFDISQTDGEPFEVPTVQRRRQIKVAGGRTAQLLTGDDPTGAYDDVVGLITQAGYDFALVSPGSPHLGSANGVTVKEPGTQAVRVRDDVSGAQRVKTSLHELAHIRCGHLDNLEPQELLHRGRRETEAESVAHLVCRALGLDTQAYSDAYVLGWADGDLTLIAQCAEIVLRIAKQILTDLAGTPDAAEATQPVPGAHASAAAGPARGARRRRSRGAKKARPAPRRAA is encoded by the coding sequence ATGGCCATGACCGCCGAGGAACGCGAGGCGTTCCTCGAACGGACCAAAGCCGAGTTCGACGCCCGGCTGGCGCGCATCGCCGCCGACCCCAGCGAGTGGGTCACCTTCATCGAGGAAGCGGCCATCTTCGGCGCCCACTACAGCCTGCACAACCAGTTCCTGCTCATGCTCCAAGCCGCCGAGCGGAACATGACACCGCGCTACTTCCTGCCCTACGGCAACAAGCAGGGCACCTCCGGCTGGAAGGCCGTCAACCGGCACGTCCGCCAGGGCGAAACCGCATTCCTCATCTGGGCACCGGTGAAACGCCGCCCCACCGAGGAGCAGGCCCGCGAGTGGGAAGCCGCCGGCCGCACCGTCCGCCGCGACCCGGACGGCCGCCCCGCGATCCAGGTCGTCGGATTCCGACCCACGACCACCTTCGACATCAGCCAGACCGACGGCGAACCCTTCGAGGTGCCCACCGTGCAGCGCCGCCGCCAGATCAAAGTCGCCGGCGGGCGGACCGCGCAGCTGCTCACCGGCGATGACCCCACCGGCGCCTACGACGACGTCGTCGGGCTGATCACGCAGGCCGGGTACGACTTCGCGCTCGTGTCCCCGGGCAGCCCGCACCTGGGCAGCGCGAACGGCGTCACCGTCAAGGAACCCGGCACCCAGGCGGTCCGGGTACGCGACGACGTCAGCGGCGCCCAGCGCGTCAAGACCAGCCTGCACGAGCTGGCGCACATCCGGTGCGGACACCTCGACAACCTTGAACCGCAGGAACTGCTGCACCGCGGCCGACGCGAGACCGAAGCCGAAAGCGTCGCCCACCTGGTGTGCCGGGCGCTCGGCCTGGACACCCAGGCGTACTCCGACGCCTACGTCCTCGGCTGGGCCGACGGGGACCTCACGCTCATCGCACAGTGCGCCGAGATCGTGCTGCGGATCGCCAAGCAGATCCTTACCGACCTCGCCGGCACCCCAGACGCAGCGGAGGCGACGCAGCCGGTACCGGGCGCGCACGCCAGCGCCGCCGCCGGGCCGGCGCGCGGTGCTCGCCGCCGCCGGAGCAGAGGCGCCAAGAAGGCCCGTCCCGCACCCCGCCGCGCCGCCTGA
- a CDS encoding ATP-binding cassette domain-containing protein yields MKGIRLHEEMSITERRCFGVLWSVGQTGGMVGVSVPVVEAERVAVRIRRRAVVHSADLVSSVGVTGLVGPNGAGKTTLLRALATALPVGGGRLRIFGADTQTVRDLSEVRRRIGYAPQHPMVLRHLRVAEQVAYLGWMKGLSTKEAMQRARAVLERVDLADRAESRTRSLSGGMLRRLAIAMALVNDPHLLLLDEPTAGLDPDQREQFRVLVTELGRERAVLLSTHLLDDVASVCSQVVVLVGGRTVFHGTVDALAAAAPNGSATPTVYDGYAALTGAQR; encoded by the coding sequence ATGAAAGGGATTCGCCTGCACGAAGAAATGTCGATCACGGAGCGTCGATGCTTCGGAGTGCTATGGTCAGTTGGCCAGACGGGAGGGATGGTCGGGGTGAGCGTGCCGGTAGTTGAGGCTGAGAGGGTTGCGGTTCGCATCCGTCGCCGTGCCGTGGTTCACTCGGCTGACTTGGTTTCGTCGGTAGGAGTCACTGGTCTTGTTGGTCCGAACGGGGCCGGGAAGACGACGTTGCTGCGGGCGTTGGCGACAGCTCTTCCGGTCGGCGGTGGCCGTTTGCGGATCTTTGGGGCCGATACGCAGACCGTGCGGGACCTGTCGGAGGTCCGTCGCAGGATCGGCTACGCACCCCAGCATCCGATGGTCCTGCGACATCTGCGAGTAGCGGAGCAGGTCGCCTATCTGGGCTGGATGAAAGGGCTGTCGACCAAGGAGGCGATGCAGCGGGCGAGGGCGGTGCTGGAGCGGGTGGATCTGGCGGATCGGGCCGAGTCGAGGACCCGCTCGCTATCCGGTGGGATGCTGCGCCGGCTCGCTATCGCCATGGCCTTGGTCAACGACCCGCATCTGCTTCTGTTGGACGAGCCTACCGCCGGGCTCGACCCCGACCAGCGTGAACAGTTCCGTGTGCTGGTGACCGAGCTGGGTCGTGAGCGGGCCGTGCTGTTGAGTACGCATCTGCTCGATGATGTCGCCTCCGTGTGTTCCCAGGTCGTGGTTCTGGTCGGCGGCCGGACAGTGTTCCACGGCACTGTTGACGCGCTCGCGGCTGCCGCGCCGAACGGCAGCGCGACTCCGACGGTGTATGACGGCTATGCGGCACTGACCGGAGCGCAACGATGA
- a CDS encoding SDR family NAD(P)-dependent oxidoreductase, with protein sequence MNGAEVEAALRVLAEIRTLPVDDPVRQRVQRAVDGLLKDAQRQRRADRRRKTAAADRAVVAGAATGAEDRVEGVPVSVPRDVVDAAGAAGAGRTRRDRCCYACRDRFRTVDAFYHALCPACAQLHRRHRHAGTDLAGRRAVVTGGRVKIGFQVALKLLRDGAAVTVVTRFPADAARRYAREPDSPTWLTSLRVIGADLRDPRQVLDVAERLAADGLRLDILINNAAQTVRRPMWAYQPLIAAELQAAPEDVAVESAGGFRPGAAPDWSVRLPAAGKAFSQELASIIDATGALVVTGAENSWTAKVGQVDPVELLEVQLVNVVAPFLLLDRLRPALTAPGPGSRYVVNVTGREGWFSEDSNGPSRHPHTSVSKAALNMLTRVGATDLAQHHVYMCGVDTGWITDENPATIKARRAAVGWRPPLDVIDAAARIYHPIICGETGTPLYGVLLKNYAVVPW encoded by the coding sequence ATGAACGGGGCAGAGGTGGAGGCGGCCCTTCGGGTGCTCGCCGAGATCCGCACGTTGCCCGTCGATGATCCGGTACGTCAACGAGTGCAGCGCGCGGTCGATGGGTTACTGAAGGATGCGCAGCGTCAGCGGCGTGCTGATCGCCGGCGCAAGACGGCAGCGGCCGATCGGGCCGTTGTCGCGGGTGCGGCCACTGGTGCTGAGGATCGGGTCGAGGGTGTTCCGGTGTCAGTTCCGCGCGACGTGGTCGATGCGGCCGGTGCGGCCGGTGCCGGACGGACTCGGCGAGACCGCTGCTGTTATGCCTGCCGCGATCGGTTCCGTACTGTTGATGCCTTCTACCACGCGTTGTGTCCTGCGTGTGCGCAGTTGCACCGCCGGCATCGGCACGCCGGCACCGATCTGGCTGGCCGGCGTGCGGTGGTCACCGGGGGCCGGGTGAAGATTGGCTTTCAGGTGGCGTTGAAGTTGCTCCGCGACGGCGCTGCCGTCACGGTGGTGACGCGATTTCCGGCTGACGCCGCCCGCCGGTACGCGCGAGAGCCGGATTCCCCCACCTGGTTGACGTCACTGCGCGTCATCGGCGCGGACCTGCGGGACCCTCGCCAGGTGCTCGACGTTGCGGAACGGTTGGCCGCAGACGGACTCCGACTGGACATCCTCATCAACAACGCGGCACAGACGGTGCGTCGGCCGATGTGGGCTTACCAGCCGCTGATTGCAGCGGAACTGCAGGCCGCTCCCGAGGATGTCGCCGTCGAGTCGGCGGGCGGGTTCCGACCAGGTGCCGCGCCCGATTGGAGCGTTCGCCTCCCAGCCGCTGGCAAGGCATTCAGCCAGGAGCTGGCGTCCATCATCGACGCCACCGGCGCGCTGGTCGTCACAGGCGCCGAAAACTCCTGGACCGCGAAGGTCGGCCAGGTTGACCCCGTCGAGCTGCTGGAGGTGCAACTCGTCAACGTGGTGGCGCCGTTTCTTCTCCTCGACCGGCTCCGTCCGGCCCTGACCGCACCCGGCCCCGGCAGCCGGTACGTGGTGAACGTGACGGGCCGGGAAGGCTGGTTCTCGGAGGACAGCAACGGTCCCAGCCGGCACCCCCACACGTCGGTCAGTAAGGCTGCCCTGAACATGCTGACCCGCGTTGGCGCCACCGACCTCGCGCAGCACCACGTGTACATGTGTGGCGTCGATACCGGCTGGATCACCGACGAAAACCCCGCCACGATCAAAGCGCGGCGCGCCGCCGTCGGCTGGCGGCCACCCTTGGACGTCATCGACGCAGCGGCGCGGATCTACCACCCCATCATCTGCGGCGAAACCGGCACACCGCTGTACGGCGTGCTCCTCAAGAACTACGCGGTCGTCCCCTGGTAG
- a CDS encoding A24 family peptidase, with protein sequence MTATTLVLAAAAAGAAAGPWLRARVFTNSVAYGRPLRRRCPRCQRPLVTSVWAMLPATGRCPGCARRIGPTTATIEATAALVAAFITWRSPDLATFTLMAWVAAFGIVLSFVDTTVHRLPDRITLPATAGTVAILAVTAIATTTYHHLHTALAGAALLAGIYLVMLLARPTAIGLGDAKLAALTGLLPGSISLSTAFAGLIAATLIGAVAGLFLLVTRRIHLRQGIAHGPAMMLGALLAFALASLPQ encoded by the coding sequence ATGACCGCCACCACCCTCGTCCTGGCCGCGGCGGCAGCCGGCGCCGCGGCCGGGCCGTGGCTGCGCGCCCGGGTCTTCACCAACAGCGTCGCGTACGGGCGACCCCTGCGCCGCCGCTGCCCACGATGCCAACGGCCACTGGTCACATCGGTCTGGGCGATGCTGCCCGCCACCGGCCGATGCCCCGGATGCGCCCGCCGCATCGGACCCACCACCGCCACCATCGAGGCGACCGCCGCGCTCGTGGCCGCGTTCATCACTTGGCGCAGCCCCGACCTCGCCACGTTCACCCTGATGGCCTGGGTCGCCGCGTTCGGCATCGTCCTGTCCTTCGTGGACACCACGGTTCACCGCCTCCCGGACCGCATCACGCTGCCCGCCACCGCCGGCACGGTCGCCATCCTGGCCGTCACCGCCATCGCGACGACCACCTACCACCACCTTCACACCGCGCTCGCGGGCGCGGCGCTGCTCGCCGGGATCTACCTCGTCATGCTGCTCGCCAGACCCACCGCGATCGGCCTCGGCGACGCGAAACTGGCCGCCCTGACCGGTCTCCTCCCCGGCTCGATCAGCCTCTCCACCGCGTTCGCCGGCCTGATCGCCGCGACCCTCATCGGCGCCGTCGCCGGCCTGTTCCTGCTCGTCACCCGGCGGATCCACCTGCGCCAAGGCATCGCACACGGCCCCGCCATGATGCTCGGCGCCCTCCTCGCCTTCGCGCTCGCGTCACTGCCCCAGTGA
- a CDS encoding BTAD domain-containing putative transcriptional regulator → MLTLLGRAVTRTASALALIALTVGLPAGLLHYVGDPLPSRLPDPGDIIDVVTNPMSDDLLIQGMAALVWLLWLMLLGSVAVEAVAAIRGVTAPRPRLLRPTQTLAATLVAGLTAGIFAPAMVAPLSPAVSASAVAPTTTLLTTPTTTPLVELTVAASARPQSIPAQAAGTVTLVIRDCGYQYTVVKRDNLSRIAATCLGNPDRWPEIFELNKGRYWEVISGTTKLTDPNLIFPGWVLHLPDDAVAPPDARPVDPPPAGTDPAPATPTPSTTTPAPPPPPVSITPSVTPPTAGAGAATAVPSPTTVTASPAPQEPTPDRTAPADPRHDPAEGSSFVAVVGGFITAGLAAGLLFAAAMVWRRRRHRYRPTLIDNASLDDADLTPPLSGLTHLRQALRRQRPDLLQEPKPGPTVRDYTTANTDTLPTPPVGPTGAELAGLADLPVSAGLGLDGPGALDAARGLLVACLTAGGPDDPDAQGHLVVPASTLATLLGVSVIDLPRMRRLTVTATAGDAITHIEEEIIRRTRIMADHDVDTIPELRAAHPLAEPVPQLLLIADIPEQRHQRLANAIHLGEKVDIGAALIGAWPLGTTLTIAADGTATGDPDIDQVAVLDTDAATTTLTMLAEAHADTPTTPAAEQPDPPAPPADPPTEPAAPTPAPPTEPTPPPSASATDQRVQVRVLGEPAILGPDGVPMKGLRAKAVELLVYLAVHRDGATLSAIMEALWPDATMRRAGERLSTCVGNLRTTLRTVHPGDTNDAVSDDNTRDNGAAGRKAPDPIPNTGSHYHLDPAFVHVDLWTVLDQYTQVATADTDDQRRRHLDTAIAAISGPLAAGRDYDWIDTDREHVRRRLIKLYTHAAHLHTDEPQQVRHLYETACDLDPLNDDLARRAMHASAALDDANAIRTRLTALRHAVEDNGLDMDEGTEQLAQDLLRTLAAPPRRDDQ, encoded by the coding sequence ATGTTGACCCTGCTCGGGCGAGCCGTGACCCGCACCGCCAGCGCCCTCGCCCTGATCGCGCTGACCGTCGGCCTGCCCGCCGGTCTGCTGCACTACGTCGGCGACCCGCTGCCGTCCCGGCTGCCGGACCCCGGCGACATCATCGACGTGGTCACCAACCCGATGTCGGACGACCTGCTCATCCAGGGCATGGCCGCCCTCGTGTGGCTGCTGTGGCTCATGCTCCTCGGCTCGGTGGCCGTCGAGGCGGTCGCCGCCATCCGCGGCGTGACCGCACCCCGGCCCCGGCTTCTGCGCCCCACCCAGACACTGGCCGCGACCCTGGTAGCCGGGCTCACCGCCGGGATCTTCGCCCCCGCCATGGTCGCCCCGTTGAGCCCGGCGGTGAGCGCCTCCGCAGTGGCCCCGACCACCACGCTGCTCACCACGCCCACCACCACGCCCCTGGTCGAGCTGACCGTTGCTGCGTCCGCACGGCCACAGAGCATCCCCGCCCAGGCCGCCGGCACGGTCACGCTCGTCATCCGCGACTGCGGCTACCAGTACACGGTGGTCAAGCGGGACAACCTGTCCCGCATCGCCGCCACCTGCCTCGGCAATCCCGATCGGTGGCCGGAGATCTTCGAGTTGAACAAAGGTCGGTACTGGGAGGTCATCAGCGGTACCACGAAGCTGACCGACCCGAATCTGATCTTTCCGGGTTGGGTGCTGCACCTACCCGACGACGCCGTCGCGCCACCGGACGCCCGGCCCGTCGATCCGCCTCCGGCAGGCACCGACCCGGCACCGGCCACTCCCACCCCGTCGACCACTACACCTGCCCCACCCCCGCCGCCGGTCAGCATCACCCCCTCGGTGACGCCGCCGACCGCCGGCGCCGGTGCCGCGACGGCAGTCCCCAGCCCGACCACCGTCACCGCGAGCCCGGCACCGCAGGAGCCCACCCCGGACCGTACGGCCCCGGCCGATCCGCGGCACGACCCGGCTGAGGGGTCCAGCTTCGTCGCGGTGGTGGGCGGATTCATCACCGCCGGGCTCGCCGCCGGACTGCTGTTCGCCGCGGCGATGGTGTGGCGGCGCCGCCGCCACCGCTACCGGCCGACCCTCATCGACAACGCGAGCCTGGACGACGCGGATCTCACGCCGCCGCTGTCCGGTCTCACCCACCTGCGCCAGGCGCTGCGCCGGCAACGGCCCGACCTGCTGCAGGAGCCGAAGCCCGGCCCCACCGTGCGCGACTACACCACCGCCAACACCGACACGCTCCCCACACCGCCCGTCGGGCCGACCGGCGCCGAGCTGGCCGGGCTCGCCGACCTGCCGGTATCCGCCGGACTGGGCCTCGACGGGCCAGGAGCACTCGACGCCGCACGCGGACTCCTCGTGGCCTGCCTGACCGCCGGCGGCCCCGACGACCCCGACGCGCAGGGCCACCTCGTCGTTCCCGCCTCGACCCTGGCGACCCTGCTCGGGGTATCCGTCATCGACCTCCCCCGCATGCGCCGGCTCACCGTCACCGCCACCGCCGGCGACGCGATCACCCACATCGAAGAGGAGATCATCCGCCGAACGCGGATCATGGCCGACCACGACGTCGACACCATCCCCGAACTCCGTGCGGCGCACCCGCTGGCCGAGCCGGTGCCCCAACTGCTGCTCATCGCCGACATCCCCGAACAACGCCACCAGCGTCTGGCCAACGCCATCCACCTCGGCGAGAAGGTCGACATCGGCGCCGCCCTGATCGGCGCCTGGCCCCTCGGCACCACGCTGACCATCGCCGCCGACGGCACCGCCACCGGAGACCCGGACATCGACCAGGTCGCCGTCCTGGACACCGACGCCGCGACCACCACGCTCACCATGCTCGCCGAAGCCCACGCCGACACCCCCACCACCCCGGCCGCCGAGCAGCCGGACCCGCCAGCACCACCGGCAGACCCACCCACCGAACCCGCCGCACCGACGCCGGCCCCGCCCACCGAACCAACCCCGCCGCCATCGGCCAGCGCGACCGACCAACGAGTGCAGGTGCGCGTCCTCGGCGAACCCGCCATCCTCGGCCCCGACGGCGTACCCATGAAGGGCCTGCGCGCCAAGGCCGTCGAGCTCCTCGTCTACCTGGCGGTCCACCGCGACGGCGCCACCCTGTCCGCGATCATGGAAGCGCTCTGGCCCGACGCGACGATGCGCCGCGCCGGCGAGCGACTGTCAACCTGCGTCGGCAACCTGCGCACCACCCTGCGTACCGTCCACCCCGGCGACACCAACGACGCCGTCAGCGACGACAACACCCGCGACAACGGCGCCGCAGGCCGCAAGGCGCCCGATCCGATCCCCAACACCGGCAGCCACTACCACCTCGACCCCGCCTTCGTGCACGTCGACCTGTGGACCGTGCTGGACCAGTACACGCAGGTCGCCACCGCCGACACCGACGACCAACGGCGGCGACACCTCGACACCGCGATCGCCGCGATCAGCGGCCCCCTCGCTGCCGGCCGAGACTACGACTGGATCGACACCGACCGCGAACACGTCCGCCGCCGCCTGATCAAGCTCTACACCCACGCCGCCCACCTGCACACCGACGAACCACAGCAGGTCCGCCACCTGTACGAGACCGCCTGCGACCTCGACCCCCTCAACGACGACCTGGCCCGCCGCGCCATGCACGCCAGCGCCGCCCTCGACGACGCCAACGCCATCCGCACCCGACTGACCGCACTGCGCCACGCCGTCGAGGACAACGGCCTGGACATGGACGAAGGCACCGAGCAACTCGCCCAAGACCTGCTCCGCACCCTGGCCGCGCCGCCCCGCCGAGACGACCAGTAG